The following are encoded in a window of Chryseobacterium sp. genomic DNA:
- a CDS encoding deoxycytidylate deaminase → MAREWARLSYCHRKQVGALIVKDRMIISDGYNGTPSGFENTCEDAEGKTHWYVLHAEANAILKLAASTNSAKGATLYLTLSPCKECSKLVLQAGIRRLVYISEYSDGEGISFLRNHGIDILQIAEENLQLN, encoded by the coding sequence ATGGCCAGAGAGTGGGCCCGACTCTCCTATTGCCACCGGAAACAGGTTGGGGCTCTTATTGTAAAGGACAGAATGATTATCTCGGACGGCTATAACGGGACGCCTTCCGGATTTGAAAATACCTGTGAGGATGCCGAGGGAAAAACACACTGGTATGTTCTACACGCGGAGGCCAATGCAATCCTGAAACTGGCTGCATCCACCAACTCGGCGAAAGGTGCCACTTTATATTTAACGCTTTCACCCTGCAAGGAATGCAGTAAACTGGTACTGCAGGCCGGGATCAGACGCCTTGTTTACATTAGCGAATATTCAGACGGAGAAGGTATCTCTTTTCTGCGCAATCATGGGATAGATATTCTGCAGATTGCTGAAGAAAACCTGCAACTAAATTAA
- the xerD gene encoding site-specific tyrosine recombinase XerD codes for MSWTEKIKDFENFLKFERNFSDNTLDAYLRDIRKLQTYAESHLADTAPEDISFPQLQEYLYQLSKQKFSERSQARWVSSIKAFFKYLVEDEIRTDNPAVLLEGPKLGLYLPDTLSFDDIERIITAIDVSTDLGKRNQCMIEVLYGCGLRVSELIDIKISNINFKENYLKVDGKGDKSRFVPLADYTTRLIRDYIRNVRSQYKINKKFEDVLFLNSRGSAMSRVIVFIIIKELTEKAGISKRISPHTFRHSFATHLLQNGADLRYIQEMLGHSSITTTEIYTHLKTEELRDVILNYHPRNIT; via the coding sequence ATGAGCTGGACAGAAAAGATTAAAGATTTTGAAAACTTCCTGAAATTTGAAAGGAATTTTTCCGACAATACACTGGATGCCTATCTGCGGGACATACGGAAACTGCAAACCTATGCCGAGAGCCATCTTGCAGATACCGCACCTGAAGATATTTCCTTTCCACAACTGCAGGAGTACCTTTACCAGCTCTCCAAACAGAAATTCAGTGAACGTTCGCAGGCAAGGTGGGTCTCGTCCATCAAGGCCTTCTTCAAATATCTTGTTGAAGACGAAATCCGTACAGATAACCCGGCGGTTCTGCTGGAAGGGCCCAAGCTGGGGCTTTATCTGCCGGACACCCTCTCGTTTGATGATATTGAACGAATAATCACCGCCATAGATGTATCAACAGACCTGGGCAAACGTAACCAATGCATGATCGAAGTTCTGTATGGATGCGGATTACGGGTATCTGAACTTATTGATATTAAGATATCCAATATCAACTTTAAGGAAAATTACCTGAAAGTGGACGGTAAAGGGGACAAATCAAGGTTTGTACCTCTGGCCGACTATACTACAAGACTTATCCGTGATTATATCAGGAATGTACGGTCACAGTACAAAATCAACAAAAAATTTGAAGACGTACTTTTTCTGAACAGCCGGGGGTCTGCCATGTCCAGGGTAATTGTTTTCATCATCATTAAAGAACTTACGGAAAAGGCCGGCATCAGCAAACGGATCTCTCCGCATACCTTCAGGCATTCCTTTGCTACACATCTGCTCCAGAACGGCGCAGACCTTCGCTATATACAGGAAATGCTGGGACACTCAAGCATTACTACCACTGAAATCTATACACACCTGAAGACCGAGGAGCTTCGGGATGTCATCTTAAATTACCATCCAAGGAACATTACATGA
- a CDS encoding NUDIX hydrolase, translating to MNASLKYCPNCGTETLEWTEDKKWSCDCGFVLYHNVASAVAVIIRHGNELLFTRRNREPQKGKLDMAGGFVDPHESAEDTCCRELFEELGLLIDISRLKYLASLPNIYRFKDISYNTLDLFYEYEVDEKFQVELELSEISETLWIDRTKIDLEELAFESQRKFLWDYLR from the coding sequence ATGAACGCTTCCCTGAAATACTGTCCCAATTGCGGTACAGAAACCCTGGAATGGACTGAAGATAAGAAATGGTCCTGTGACTGCGGATTTGTTCTGTACCATAATGTGGCGTCTGCTGTGGCAGTTATAATCCGTCATGGTAACGAACTTCTCTTTACGCGCCGCAACCGGGAGCCCCAGAAAGGGAAACTGGACATGGCGGGCGGTTTTGTGGATCCCCACGAATCTGCTGAAGACACCTGCTGCCGTGAACTGTTTGAGGAACTGGGTCTTCTGATTGATATAAGCCGGCTGAAGTACCTTGCCTCCTTACCCAACATTTACAGGTTCAAGGACATCAGTTATAATACTCTGGACCTCTTTTACGAATATGAAGTTGACGAAAAATTCCAAGTGGAACTGGAACTTTCAGAAATTTCAGAAACACTCTGGATAGACCGCACCAAAATTGACCTTGAAGAACTTGCCTTTGAATCGCAGCGCAAATTCCTTTGGGACTATTTGCGTTAA
- a CDS encoding ABC transporter ATP-binding protein — MITVQNISKVYGSTEVLNVPFLEITKGESFGLVGNNGAGKTTLFSLLLDLIEATSGKVLIAGENVAESENWKTLTSAFIDDSFLIGYLTPEEYFYFLGELRGQNRAAVDLFLQQFTDFFNGEILDGKKYVRDLSKGNQKKVGIVGALIGTPEIIILDEPFANLDPSTQFKLKKLIRSWSQTHQVTFLISSHDLAHTTEVSDRIVVLNRGKIVRDIATSPETLRELEAFFSGGGQEVL; from the coding sequence ATGATAACAGTTCAGAATATTTCGAAAGTCTATGGCAGTACTGAGGTTTTAAATGTGCCTTTTCTGGAAATCACCAAGGGTGAAAGTTTCGGTTTGGTAGGAAATAACGGCGCGGGCAAAACGACGCTTTTTTCGCTGCTGCTGGACCTAATTGAAGCCACCTCCGGCAAAGTACTTATAGCAGGTGAGAATGTGGCAGAAAGTGAGAACTGGAAAACACTTACTTCTGCATTTATAGATGATTCTTTCCTGATAGGTTACCTTACACCCGAAGAATATTTTTATTTTCTGGGTGAACTGCGGGGGCAAAACAGAGCGGCAGTCGACCTGTTTCTGCAGCAGTTCACGGATTTCTTTAACGGTGAGATCCTGGATGGAAAGAAATATGTTCGCGACCTTTCCAAAGGAAACCAAAAGAAGGTGGGAATTGTGGGTGCTCTCATAGGAACGCCGGAAATTATTATTCTGGACGAACCTTTTGCCAATCTGGATCCAAGCACACAGTTCAAACTTAAGAAGCTGATCCGTAGCTGGTCTCAGACTCACCAGGTCACTTTCCTGATCTCCAGTCATGATCTGGCCCATACTACTGAGGTAAGCGACCGGATTGTGGTCTTAAACCGGGGAAAAATTGTCAGGGATATTGCTACCAGTCCGGAGACGCTGCGGGAGCTTGAAGCCTTTTTCTCAGGAGGAGGACAGGAAGTTTTGTAG
- a CDS encoding DUF5687 family protein gives MYFKLLSLELKHFLRNPQFGVNLVMKLLMAFTYFWIGAMFVGMAFGLYFIAKEEGGQDPLRIFSKYFLYYAVLDLVVRYFLQQMPTQNIKPFLAQNISKKQLVNYTVLRIFLHFFNWGYLLFMLPFCALLIFHGGYSVPGVLMFLLGIMAVFYFNNFLNILLNKKNAVLFSVAALVIGLGALDYYGFVPFSSYSEALFYSFYEIPGAFLITVVLAAVVSYLCYRAILGNFYLDKGLELEKAEGKTEDIKYLQRFGTTGTFINNDIRLLKRSKAAKVTLYMSIAFLFYGLLFFNDMYQSDFMKLFAAIFVTGGFMMMFGQRVPAWDSSYYPLMMTQQVPYKKFLMAKWSLIILSIFIGMILSTAYLYFGWETYLTILGAGLYNLGVNSYLTLLAGAYNKQAIDLNSTAKSFGGGKNSFNMKVLLIAIPQMVLPMAVFATVKYFIGMYAAVAALGLLGAAGFMLRNYIFDFIVNVYKTQKYSTLEAFKKEN, from the coding sequence ATGTATTTTAAATTACTATCGCTGGAATTGAAGCATTTTCTCCGCAATCCGCAGTTTGGAGTAAACCTGGTTATGAAACTGCTCATGGCATTTACCTATTTTTGGATAGGGGCCATGTTTGTGGGAATGGCATTCGGCCTTTATTTTATAGCCAAAGAAGAAGGAGGCCAGGATCCGCTTAGGATTTTTTCAAAATATTTTCTTTATTATGCAGTCCTGGATCTGGTTGTCCGGTATTTCCTGCAGCAAATGCCTACGCAGAATATCAAACCCTTCCTGGCCCAGAACATCAGCAAAAAACAACTTGTAAATTACACGGTTCTCCGGATTTTCCTGCATTTCTTCAACTGGGGTTATCTCCTTTTTATGCTGCCGTTCTGTGCTCTGCTTATTTTTCATGGAGGTTATTCGGTTCCCGGCGTACTCATGTTTTTGCTGGGCATTATGGCGGTCTTCTATTTCAATAACTTTCTCAACATTCTGCTGAACAAAAAAAATGCGGTTCTGTTCTCCGTTGCAGCGTTGGTTATAGGACTGGGTGCCCTCGATTACTACGGTTTTGTACCTTTTTCATCCTATTCGGAGGCTTTGTTCTATTCGTTTTATGAGATTCCTGGCGCGTTCCTGATTACGGTAGTCCTGGCTGCAGTTGTGAGTTATCTGTGTTACCGGGCTATCCTCGGTAATTTCTACCTTGACAAAGGCCTTGAGCTGGAAAAGGCGGAAGGTAAGACGGAGGATATCAAATACCTGCAGCGTTTTGGTACCACCGGGACATTCATTAACAATGACATCCGCCTGCTGAAGCGAAGCAAAGCAGCTAAGGTTACACTGTATATGAGTATTGCTTTTCTCTTTTATGGTTTGCTGTTCTTCAATGATATGTACCAGTCTGATTTTATGAAACTTTTTGCAGCCATATTCGTAACCGGAGGATTTATGATGATGTTCGGCCAACGTGTGCCTGCCTGGGACTCATCCTACTATCCGCTTATGATGACGCAACAGGTTCCTTATAAGAAGTTTCTTATGGCTAAATGGTCACTTATCATTCTCAGCATATTCATAGGTATGATTCTGTCCACAGCGTATCTGTACTTCGGCTGGGAAACCTATCTAACAATTTTGGGAGCAGGACTTTATAATCTTGGTGTAAATTCCTACCTCACCTTACTTGCGGGTGCCTATAATAAGCAGGCAATTGATCTGAATTCCACAGCAAAAAGTTTTGGTGGAGGAAAGAACAGTTTCAATATGAAGGTTCTGCTTATTGCAATACCCCAAATGGTGTTGCCTATGGCCGTCTTTGCCACAGTAAAATACTTTATTGGTATGTACGCGGCTGTAGCGGCATTGGGTCTGTTGGGAGCGGCCGGTTTTATGCTCCGGAACTATATTTTTGATTTTATTGTGAATGTGTACAAAACCCAAAAATATTCCACACTCGAAGCCTTTAAAAAAGAAAACTAA